The sequence CGGAGGTTGGTTAACAAAATCATAGCTAATATGCAGGTCTCCGGTTATCAGGCTTACAGCCAAACCTACACCCAGGCCGAAAGTCCGGAATACGAAGTGCATCACAACCGATCCGGCAAAGCCGCCAATAAGACCAGGAATACGCTGGAAGGTGAATTCTGGCGAGAAGATGATAATAAAAATCCATGAAATTTTTTCGCCGAAACCCTTGAAATGCAAAAGGACGCCTCCACATAGGGTTCAGTTTCGGATTTTCCGAATACCCGTGTATATGAACTCAAAGAAAGTTGGAGAACACTGAAATGAAAATTCGTCCTTTACACGACCGTATAGTTGTTCGCCGTCAGGCGGAGGAAGAGAAAACAGCTGGTGGTATTTTGCTGCCAGGTTCTGCCCAGGAAAAACCCAATCAGGGTGTTGTTGTTGCTGTTGGTAATGGCCGCATTCTGGACAACGGTGATGTTCGCCCTGTTGATGTTAAAGAAGGCGACCTGGTTGTTTTTGGCAAGTACGCAGGCAGCGACACTATTGAAGTTGATGGTGAAGAGCTGGTAATTCTTAGTGAGAGCGATATCAAGGCTATTATCGAAGAATAATGCTCTGCAAAAGAGACTTGTTACAAACCTTCCATTTGTAAGAAATTAAGTTAGAGGAAACAAATAATGTCAGCTAAAGACGTAAGATTTGGTGATAGCGCCCGCAACCCGATGTTGGATGGCGTTAATATTCTGGCGGATGCCGTAAAAGTGACACTGGGCCCTAAAGGTCGTAACGTGGTTCTGGATAAATCTTTTGGTGCCCCAACCGTCACGAAAGACGGCGTTTCTGTTGCTAAGGAAATTGAGCTGAAAGACAAGTTCGAAAACATGGGTGCGCAGATGGTTAAAGAAGTGGCGTCCAAGGCTTCTGACGAAGCCGGTGACGGTACCACTACCGCAACTGTACTGGCGCAGGCTATTGTTAACGAAGGCCTGAAGTCAGTGGCTGCCGGTATGAACCCAATGGACCTGAAACGTGGTATTGATCAGGCGGTTATCGCAGCTGTGGCTGAAATCGCCAAGATTGCCAAGCCTTGCACCGACAACAAAGAAATCGCCCAGGTTGGGACAATCTCTGCCAACAGCGATGTTCACGTGGGTGATATCATTGCTGAAGCGATGGAGAAGGTTGGCAAAGAAGGTGTGATCACGGTTGAAGAAGGCTCTGCGCTGGAAAATGAGCTGGATATTGTTGAAGGGATGCAGTTTGACCGCGGTTACCTGTCGCCTTACTTCATCAATAATCAAGACAGCATGAGTGTGGAACATGAAAGTCCATTCATTCTGTTAGTCGACAAGAAAATCTCCAATATTCGTGAATTATTACCATTGCTGGAAGCGGTTGCCAAATCCGGTAAGCCACTGGTTATTATCGCTGAAGACGTCGAAGGTGAAGCTCTGGCGACACTGGTTGTTAACAACCTGCGTGGTATCGTGAAAGTGGCTGCTTGTAAGGCGCCAGGCTTTGGTGATCGTCGCAAGGCGATGCTGGAAGATATCGCTATTCTGACAGGCGGTACGGTTATTTCTGAAGAGGTGGGTCTGGAACTGGAAAGTGCCACTCTGGATCACCTGGGTACTGCCAAGCGCATCAGTATGACCAAGGACAACACAACGATTGTTGACGGCGCTGGTGAGCACGCTGCAATTGAAGCACGTGTTAATCAGATTCGTGCACAGATCGAAGACACGTCATCTGACTATGATCGTGAAAAACTGCAAGAGCGCGTAGCGAAACTGGCTGGCGGTGTTGCTGTGATCAAGGTTGGCGCAGCAACTGAAGTGGAAATGAAAGAGAAAAAGGCTCGCGTAGAAGATGCTTTGCATGCTACTCGTGCTGCAGTTGAAGAAGGTGTGGTTCCTGGTGGTGGTGTTGCGTTGATCCGGGCACTGCAGGCTGTTGAAGGGTTAACGGGTGCCAACGAAGATCAGACTGTCGGTATCAACCTGGCACGTCGCGCTATGGAAGCGCCTCTGCGTCAGATCGTGACCAATGCTGGTGAAGAAGGCTCCGTTGTAGTGGATAAAGTTAAAGCGGGAACGGGTAACTTTGGTTACAACGCCGGAACGGGCGTGTACGGTGACATGATCGAAATGGGTATTCTCGATCCTGCCAAGGTTACTCGCACTGCATTGCAGGCTGCGGGTTCCATTGCCGGTTTGATGATTACCACTGAAGCCATGGTTGCTGATGCACCATCTGATAATGCTGGTGGTGGCATGCCTGATATGGGCGGTATGGGTGGTATGGGCGGTATGGGCGGTATGATGTAAGCAAGCTGCTTAAAACCTAGTAAGTCTCAAGAAGGCCCGCAAGCCAAGTGTTTGCGGGCTTTTTTATTGCCTGTTCGTCTTGTTTAGTCCTATACTATCCCAGTAAATAGCAGGGTATTTAGGGTTTAATGAGGGGTATCGGTGAATATCTCTTCTCGAAATAGGGGTATTTAAAGCACCGGTACCCCTCATGATACCCCTACCGATACCCCTGTTGAGGTGATGTTATGGCATTAACAGCGATGGAAGTGAAGCGTTTGACCTGCCCTGAAGGTCAGAAGCAAATTAAGAAAAGTGACGGTAACGGCTTGTATTTACTGGTAAAAACCAGTGGCTCTAAGTTGTGGCGACTACGTTTCCGGTACGCTGGGAAGTACCAGGAACTGGCTTTAGGTCAGTACCCCACGATACCCCTCATTGAAGCTCGAAACCTGGCTGCCCAGGCCCGTGCTCTCCTGGTACAGGGTATTAACCCTACAGCAGAACGGCGCTCCAGAAAGCGTGAAACTGTCGCAGTAGAGCGAACATTCAAAATCATTGCATTAGCCTGGTGGGAACAGCAAGAGTCCTCGTGGTCTTCTGATCACGCAAAGAAGGTAAAACGATGGATCGAGCAAGAGTTGAAGTCTATCGGTAAGCTGTCGGTTGATGCTGTCGATCAAGGGCATATTACGGAAGTGATGCTGTCAATTGAGAAAGGAGGTCATCCTCGCAAAGCTCCCGTTATACTCTCGGTTATCAACCGTATTTTCGGTTATGCACTGGCTCACCGGTTTACACGTAATAATCCAGCTCAAGGTTTACCCCTTAGCGATATTCTTAAACCCATGCCGAAGGTTGAACATCGTGCGGCAATTACTCGATCTAAGGATTTAGGTCAATTGATCCGTGATATCGATAATTCAGACTTAGGCAGCTACTGCACTGCTGAGGCGTTGAAGCTCATTCCCAGGTTATTCCTGAGACCTGGAGAAATTAGAAACCTTCGGTGGGATTACATCGACTTTGATCAAAAGATACTAGTCATTCCTGCTGAAGATATGAAGCGCGGTAGGGAACATCTGGTTCCCCTGGCTGATCAAGTCATCGAGCACTTACAGGCAGTTCAAGAGGTAACAGGTTATTCATCGTATGTATTCCCAAATGAGCGCGATTCTGGCAAGCCACTATCTAAAAACGTCATGACCAACCTGCTGAGAAAACTCGGCTATTCTGCTGATGTGATGTCGGCTCATGGGTTCAGAGCTACGGCATCCACTATCTTACATGAGCAGGGCTGGAAGCCAGAGGTCATTGAAGCTCAGTTGGCTCATCTAACGGGCACAGCCACTTCTAGAGCCTATAACCGGTCGATCTATTTATCTGAGAGAACCACAATGATGCAGAGCTGGGCTGACTATCTCGAAGCGGTGCGTGATGGTGCTGATGTGGTGTCAATAGGAGCGAAGTAGAAGAGGACTTGATTTAAATCTATAACTATTTGTTTTTACTATGTTTATTTAATATTAAAAAATAACAATGTTACCTCAAGTGTTACATCAAAATCTAACCATTTAGCCATGCGAATCCTATTCCTCTGCGCCTCTCAATAGCTCAATAATTCACCACTAAAATTTCATAAAATTGGAGAGCACTGTTTTTGTCTTGATCAAAAATTGTCGTTTTTGAGAAGTTAGCTCCCAGCTTCTCAATGATGCGATATTTGAAACAGGCAATTGGACGAGAGAGTAGCAGTCAATTAGACGGATAGCAGGCACCTTAAAACTATATTTTCTAACCATAATGCAAAAATAGGGTTAGAAAATCATAAAACATAGCCATATTTTACCAAAACCCCCTTTCATAGCACATATATGTCTGCATTTTTAACTTATATCGACATAATAGATTGACGTGTCGATGTCATCGACATAAGCTACCAACGTGTCGATAAAACTATAATTTGCAAATATATGAACTGGAACCCTGAAAAACCATATAACGACCTGCCTCTTTTACCACCTGAGGTCGAACTGGAAACCAAAGCCGTTTTGAAACGCTGTATTGAAGCCAGAACCGCATTGGCAGAACTCAAGCAGGCGGCGGAATTAATTCCCAATCAGGCTATGTTGATCAACACTTTGCCATTATTAGAGGCCAAAGATAGCTCTGAAATAGAGAATATCGTCACGACCACAGATAAGCTTTTTCAATTTGCCGGTGGTGATAATGCCCACGCAGATTTAGCGACTAAGGAGGCCTTGCGTTATCGCAGGGCCTTATACGAAGGCTGGCAGGAGTTATCAAAGCGCCCGATCAATACTAATATGGCCGAATCCATCTGCAGCCAGATTAAGGGTGTCGATATGAGCGTGCGCAAAGTTCCTGGTACAACCTTGGCGAACGATAAAACTGGCGAGATCATTTATACACCTCCTGAAGGTGAAAAAGTGCTTCGTGACCTGTTAAGTAACTGGGAAAAACTGCTTTATGAGCACCCAGAGCTAGACCCTCTCATACGTATGGCGGTGATGCACTACCAGTTTGAGGCAATTCATCCTTTCACAGATGGTAATGGTCGCACCGGGAGAGTTTTGAATATCCTGTACCTAGTGCAGGAAAGATTGCTTAATCTGCCGATTTTGTATTTAAGCCGTTACATCATCGCTAACAAAAGCCAGTACTATAGCAATCTACTCACAGTGACTCGCGAGCAGGCATGGGAACCTTGGCTGCTCTATATGCTGCAAGCGGTAGAAAGCACAGCGCAATGGACAACACAGAAAATTATTAGTATTCGTAAGCTGGCAGACCACACCGCCGATTATGTGCGGGAGCAGTTACCCAAAATATATAGCCGTGAACTAATTGATACGATTTTTGAACAGCCGTACTGCCGCATAAGTAATCTGATAGAGGCTAACATTGCCAAGCGTCAGACGGCTTCTGAATATCTGAAAAAACTGGTAAGTATTGGAGTGTTAGTCGAGCAGCAGGTGGGAAGGGAGAGATTGTTTGTTCATCCCAAGTTGATTCAGCTAATCACCAAAGAAACTAATATATTCAAAGTTTATTAACTCGGGTAAGCTTTGAATCAAGGATACTAATAGAAAATGACTTCTAAAACAGACTTATCAGAAAGAGATATCTGCACAAAATTTATCAACCCGGCACTGGAACAAGCGGGTTGGGACATGCAGAAGCAAGTCCGGGAAGAGGTCAGTTTCACCGATGGGCGTATTTATGTAAAAGGCAACCTGTCAGTTCGCGGTAAGCGCAAGAGAGCGGACTACATCCTTTACTACAAGCCCAACATTCCGATTGCAGTGATCGAAGCCAAAGACAACAAACACTCTGTCAAAGCAGGTATACAGCAAGGACTGGATTACGCCACCATTCTGGATATTCCTTCAGTTTTCAGCAGCAACGGTGATGGCTTCTATGAGCATGACCGCACTTGCACCAGTGGTGTGATCGAGCGTGAAATTCCATTAAGCGAGTTTCCTTCACCCGAATCATTATGGCAGCGATATAAGCAATACAAAGGTATTGAATCCACAGAAGAGGAACGTATCAGTTCCCAAGATTACTTCTTTGATGGTACCAGTCGAAGTCCGCGTTACTACCAGCAAATTGCCATCAACCGAACGGTAGAGGCTATCGCCAAGGGCCGGCAACGTATTCTACTGACAATGGCTACAGGTACGGGAAAAACCTATACAGCCTTTCAGATTATCCATCGCCTATGGAAAGCCGGTGCCAAGAAGCGCATTCTGTTCCTTGCTGACCGCAATGCACTGATTGATCAAACTAGGCGCGGTGATTTTCGTCACTTTAAGGACAAGATGACGGTGATAAAGCATAAGAAAATCGACAAATCCTACGAAATCTATCTGGCACTGTATCAAGGACTTACCAATTACGACGAAGATAAAGATGCCTACCGAAAATTTAGCAGAGACTTTTTTGACTTGATTGTGATCGACGAGTGCCATCGTGGTAGTGCCTCGGAAGACAGTGCATGGCGCGAAATTCTTGCTTACTTCAGTACTGCTACCCATATAGGCCTAACGGCAACTCCGAAGGAAACGGAAACCGTTTCAAGCACCGAATACTTTGGTGACCCGATTTATACATATTCGCTCAAGCAAGGTATACAGGATGGCTTTCTCGCCCCTTACAAAGTGCTGCGCGTTGGTTTGAATGTGGATCTGGAAGGGTGGCGGCCAGAGGTGGGAAAAACCGACAGTGTCGGACAGCTGGTGGAAGACCGCATCTACAATCGAAAAGATTACGACAAAAACTTAGTAATCGACGAGCGTACCCAAACCGTCGCAGACAGAATCACAGAATATCTGAAAAAAACAAATCGCTTCGACAAAGCGATTGTATTCTGCGTAGACATCGACCATGCCCAGCGAATGCGCTCCGCTCTTGCTAATGCAAACAGCGATTTAATGGCGAATAATCCAAAATACATCATGCAAATTACTGGCGACAATGAAGAAGGTAAGCGCGAGCTGGATAACTTTATTAACCCCGAAGAACCCTACCCGGTAATCGCCACCACCTCTAAACTGATGACAACGGGGGTAGATGCACAAACTTGCAAACTGATCGTGCTCGACAGCAACATCGGCTCCATGACTGAATTCAAGCAGATCATTGGTCGAGGCACTCGCATTAACGAAGAGTTTGGTAAAACTTTCTTTACTATTCTCGATTTCCGTAATGTTACCGACCTGTTTGCCGACCCCGATTTCGACGGCGACCCAGTGAGAGTGAAAGAGCTAGGTGAAGGTGATGAGTTCGAAACTTCAGAAGAAGAGCTTGGGGAAGGTGACACTATCACAGGCGATGAAGGAGAAGAAATTATTTTTGAGCCACCTACTGAACCGCCGGAAATCATCGGCGGCGGTGAGATCATTAGAGAGCCACGACCTAAGTATTACGTCAATGGCGTAAATGTTGCGGTGCTTAATGAACGTATTCAGTACATGGACAGTAACGGTAAGTTAATCACCGGCAGCCTGAAAGACTACACCCGCCAAAAGGTGCGTGAGCAATACCAAACGCTAAATGATTTCCTCACTAAATGGCAAAGCACTGAAAAAAAGCAAGCTATTATCGATGAACTCACGGAGCAAGGTGTCGTGCTGGAAAATCTAAAAGAAGCCATTGGCAAGGAAATGGACATCTTCGATATGATCTGTCACACCGCCTTCGATCAACCGCCATTAACCCGCGCTGAGCGTGCAAGACAAGTAAAAAAACGTGACGTATTCACTCAGTATGGTGAGCAAGCACGAAAGGTATTGGACGCTCTGCTAGATAAATACGCCGATGAAGGTATAGAGAATATTGAAGACATCAAAGTTCTCAAGGTCAATCCCTTTGACCAGTTCGGAACACCGACTGAAATCATCAAGTTATTCGGCGGCAAGCCACAATACTTGCAAGCATTAACCCAACTGGAACGTGCCCTGTATCAGGTAGCGTAGAAAGGAATCACATGAACTTTGAACAACCCAAACCAGACTCTAAGAAGTACGCTGATCTAATCAACGAGATTCAGAAGGGTATTATAAAAATCCCAAAATTTCAGCGCGATTTTGTCTGGACTATCGACAAAACTGCCAAGCTGTTAGACAGTATTCTAAAAGGCTATCCCATCGGTACCTTTATTCTGTGGCAAACTGACGAACGTATCAACGATATCAAAAACGTCGGCAATCTAAATATTCCAGAAACCCCAGATGGCGTTAAAGTGCAGTATGTGCTCGATGGCCAGCAACGAATTACTTCACTTTTTGCAGCCTATTTGGGTGCGCACATACAGAAAGTTGGTGAGAAGAAGATTACCGACTACGGCAGTATTGTCGTTAACCTTGATGTGGATATCAATGATAATGACGAGCAGGTGATCACGGAGGAACCTGCTAACGACAACTATATTTCTTTGTCAGATGTATTGAATTTCATGGATAGAATGACTGATATCAAAGATCGTTTTTCTGACGCGGATTTTAAGAAAATTCATTCTTATTCCAGAGCATTCGATACCTATGATTTTTCAACCGTTATTCTTAGAAAAGAAGACATTGATTCAGCTATTGAAGTATTTACCCGTATCAACACGGGTGGCCAAACCCTGACACTTTTCGAAATTATGTCAGCTAAGACTTACGACGAACAACAGCAATTCGATATGCAGGTGAAGTGGGATGATTTCATCAAGGAATTAAAAGATATTAAGTATGAAGGTGTATCCAGTAGCGTAGTACTTAGTCTTTTGGCGCTTCTATTAAGCCGCACCAAGGAATGTAAGCGCAAAACTATTTTGGCATTAGATAAACAAAGTATTATCGATAGTTGGTATGGCGTGATTTCTGCGTTAAAAGATAGCGTTGATTATTTGCGCACTACCTATCGCATACCAGTTTCTCAATTGCTACCCTACGATTCACTGTTAGTTCCATTTGCCTATTTCTTTTACAGGAATAAAGACAAACCCGCAGCGGCTCAGCGAAAGTACTTGGAAGAGTTTTTCTGGCGTATTTCGTTGTCTTCCCGTTACTCCAGTTCTACCGAGTCGAAACTAGCGCAAGATATTAAGCGTATTGATTTAATTTTGGCAGATAAACGTCCTGACTACAGTGATATCAAGGTTTATCTTGATTCGCCGCAGGCATTGATTGATACCAACTTCAGTGCTGGAAACAGTTATTGCAAGGCTGTTTTGTGTTTGTTGGCCTATCAAGAACCAAAAGACTTTCAAGATAACGGCAAGGTGATTCTTGATAACTCATGGCTGAAGGTAGCAAGCAGCAAAAATTACCACCATTTCTTCCCCAAAGCCTATTTGAAAAACAAAACAGCGCTAAACAGCAACAGTCTGGTCAACATCACTTTTGTCAGTGATCACCTCAATAAGCGTAAGATCGGTGCCAAAGCCCCGTCTCAATACATCAGCGACTTTCAAGACGAAAATAGCCAGCTTAACAAAGCACTGCAAACCCACTTTATCGATCTGGAAGGCTTTGGTATTGAAAGTAATGATTACGACGCTTTTTTACAGGCGCGAGCCCAGCTTATCTACACGGAACTTAAATCACGAATCGACCTTAGCCATACAGAGCCCGCCAACGAAGTAGTACAAGAGCTGATTTTGGCAGGTGAGAGTGATACCGTCGAATTTAAATCCACTCTGCGCTACGACTTGCGTAGTAAAGAGGTTAATAAAAAGCTGGAATACGTCATCGGCAAAACCATTGCTGCCTTTATGAACAGTGAAGGTGGCAATCTGTTTATTGGCGTGGACGATAACCAGAATATGCTGGGATTGGCCGATGACATTTCTACCTTGTCGAAGCCTAATATCGATGGCTTTGAATTGCACCTTGTTGAACTTATAAAAAAATACATCGGTGCTGGACTGATATCTCATATTAAAATCAGTTTCCCAACAATAGAAGACACTCAGATCTGCCGTATTAAGGTCTCGAAAAGCGGCAAACCAGTATTCACCCAATATGAAGGCAAAGAAGATTTTTTCGTGCGCAGTGGCTGTTCTTCCCAGCCACTAGGCCGTGAAGATCAAAGCGACTACGAAAAATCTCATTGGAACAATAATTAAACATGGCAAACATATCAGGCATCGTAAAATCCGCGCGCAATATCATGCGGCAAGACACTGGCACCGGCAGTGACGAGCTGCGCATTCTGCAATTGGGCTGGATGCTGTTTCTGAAAATATTCAGCGACAAAGATAAAGAGCTGGAATTGATGGACGACAACTATACCTCGCCCATCCCTACCGAGCTGCACTGGGATGAATGGGCCGGTGACGACGAAGGCATGACTGGCGATGAATTGCTACAGTTTGTGGATCGAAAGCTATTCCCGACTTTGTCCGAGATAGATCTGTCTACCGCCAAGCGCCGTGCCGTATTAGTGCATGAAGTTTTCGCAAATAATTACAACTACATGAAATCCGGTATTCATCTGCGCCAGGTGATTAACAAGCTCAACGAAATTGATTTTAATAACAGCAAAGATTTGCACTTATTCGGGCAGATCTATGAAACATTTTTGAGCGAACTACAAAGCGCTGGTACCTTGGGCGAGTTCTACACCCCTCGCGCCATTACCCAATTTATGACCGAGATGGTTAACCCTGCACACGGAGAGACCGTTCTGGATCCGGCTTGTGGAACCGGCGGGTTTTTAACCGCTGTAATAGAACACCTCAAAACCACAGCAAATAGTGTTGCTGAGCGTGAGGCCATCGGCAAGAATATACGTGGCTGGGAATACAAACCCTTGCCCTATATGTTGGCGAATACTAACCTGATATTGCACGACATTCTGACGCCGAATATCCGCTTTGGTGATTCACTGCAACGCCCCCTAAGTGAATATACCCGCAAAGACCGGGTGGATGTAATCATCGCCAATCCTCCCTTTGGCGGTGTGGTGTCCAACAATAACGAAAACAACTTTCCGCAAACCTACCGCACCAAAGAATCGGCTGATTTGTTTTTGATTCTGATGATTCACCTATTAAAAAAAGGAGGCCGTTCAGCGATAGTACTGCCCGATGGCTCACTCACTGGTGATGGCGTAAAACAGCGTATTCGTCAAAAACTGCTGGAAGACTGTAACCTGCACACCATCGTGCGGCTACCTAATTCTGTGTTCCAACCCTATGCTTCGGTAGCCACCAACCTGCTATTTTTCACCAAAGGCGAACCGACGAAAAATATCTGGTATTACGAACACAAACTACCGGAAGGCTACAAAGCCTATTCCAAAACGAAGCCCATTCAATTGGCAGAATTCGACCCACTGAAAAGTTGGTGGACGAACAGAGAAGAAAACAAACAGGCCTGGCAGGTGGATATCAAAACCATCAAGGCCAATGGCTACAACCTCGATATTAAAAACCCGCACCGCTCCGAAGAAGCAAAACAGCACAGCAGTGCTGAACTGCTCGATCTGCTGCACCAGTCTTTTGCCAAAGGTGATCAGTTACTGGATCAACTGCGTAAGGAGTTGGTGTAGTGGCAGTCTGGAAGAAAGTAAAAGTTGGTGATTTTCTATTTGAACGCGAAGGGCGGTACAAACCTGATGCTAACGAAATCGAAGAGCTTAAACGGATTAACAAGATAGACTTTTCGGGTAACTTCCATATAGCCAACAAGCCTAGTAAAACCGATATGATATTGATCAAACAGGGTGATTTGGTTATATCTGGTATCAATGTAGCTAAAGGAGCATTAGGTGTTTATCACGGAAAAGATGATGTCACTGCTACAATTCACTATTCATCGTACACCTTTGATGAAAGTAAGGTCAGTGTCGAATACTTTAAACGGTTCTTAAAGTCGCCGCTTTTTATTCAATTACTTAAAGATCAAGTAAAAGGTGGTATTAAAACTGAGATAAAGCCAAAGCATCTTTTGCCCCTTGAAATATTATTGCCAGAAAAGGCAGAACAATTAGCTATTCTCAAAAAATTTCAACGTATCGAGAATGAAGACTCTGAATTCAAAGTCGAACTCACCTATCAACAAACCCTGCTAAAAAAACTACGCCAACAGATATTGCAGGACGCTATCGAAGGAAAGCTTACCGCCGACTGGCGCGCGGAAAACCCTGGTGTTGAACCAGCCAGCGAATTGCTTAAGCGCATCGCTGCCGAAAAAGAGCAACTAGTTAAAGATAAAAAAATCAAAGCGCAAAAAACGTTATCGTCAATCAATGACGAGGATAAGACATTTGAATTGCCTGAGAGATGGGAGTGGTGCCAGTTAAATGATGTCATCTACGAAAACCCAAGAAATGGATACTCACCAAGAACTGTAGATTTTCCAACACAAACAAAAACACTAAAGTTAGGCGCAACTACAACCGGAAAATTTATTGATTCAGAAATAAAGTATATCAATGAAGAAGTTTCAAAAGATTCATTTTTGTGGCTTAAGGCCAGAGATATTTTAATTCAAAGAGGAAACTCCATGGATTTCGTTGGCGTATCGGCGATTTACCATGGTGAAGAAAGCAGCTTCATTTACCCGGATTTGATGATGAAACTAAAGCCAGTTACTTCAGTTTCTGAAGTTTACTTGCACCATGTACTTATGAGTATTTATTGCCGAGAATATTTCCGAAAAAATGCTACTGGCGCTCAGAAGAGCATGCCAAAAATTAATCAAGCAACTGTATCTGGCGCAATGATTCCATTATGCAGCAAGATAGAGCAAGAAGTTATTGTGAGTAAAGTTAAGAACCTTCTAGCTCTGTGTGATCAACTGGAAAACCAGATAAATCAGAACCAAACCCACGCCGAGCAACTGATGCAGGCGGTATTAAAAGAAGCCTTTAGCCATACCCATGAAGTTGAACAAACTGCAGATGTGCGACCGCTGGACAATATTGTTCCCTTTAAACCCAAAGGCGCGGATTACTACAAACGAACACTGCTTGCTGCTGAGATTGTCCATCAATTACACAAAGAGCCCACGCTGGGGCACCTGAAACTGCAAAAACTTATTTATCTTTGCCAAAAAACAGAATCCATGCAGTTACCTACCCAGTTCTTGAAGCAAGTTGCTGGGCCTTATGACA is a genomic window of Pseudomonadales bacterium containing:
- a CDS encoding co-chaperone GroES; its protein translation is MKIRPLHDRIVVRRQAEEEKTAGGILLPGSAQEKPNQGVVVAVGNGRILDNGDVRPVDVKEGDLVVFGKYAGSDTIEVDGEELVILSESDIKAIIEE
- the groL gene encoding chaperonin GroEL (60 kDa chaperone family; promotes refolding of misfolded polypeptides especially under stressful conditions; forms two stacked rings of heptamers to form a barrel-shaped 14mer; ends can be capped by GroES; misfolded proteins enter the barrel where they are refolded when GroES binds), whose protein sequence is MSAKDVRFGDSARNPMLDGVNILADAVKVTLGPKGRNVVLDKSFGAPTVTKDGVSVAKEIELKDKFENMGAQMVKEVASKASDEAGDGTTTATVLAQAIVNEGLKSVAAGMNPMDLKRGIDQAVIAAVAEIAKIAKPCTDNKEIAQVGTISANSDVHVGDIIAEAMEKVGKEGVITVEEGSALENELDIVEGMQFDRGYLSPYFINNQDSMSVEHESPFILLVDKKISNIRELLPLLEAVAKSGKPLVIIAEDVEGEALATLVVNNLRGIVKVAACKAPGFGDRRKAMLEDIAILTGGTVISEEVGLELESATLDHLGTAKRISMTKDNTTIVDGAGEHAAIEARVNQIRAQIEDTSSDYDREKLQERVAKLAGGVAVIKVGAATEVEMKEKKARVEDALHATRAAVEEGVVPGGGVALIRALQAVEGLTGANEDQTVGINLARRAMEAPLRQIVTNAGEEGSVVVDKVKAGTGNFGYNAGTGVYGDMIEMGILDPAKVTRTALQAAGSIAGLMITTEAMVADAPSDNAGGGMPDMGGMGGMGGMGGMM
- a CDS encoding tyrosine-type recombinase/integrase, whose protein sequence is MALTAMEVKRLTCPEGQKQIKKSDGNGLYLLVKTSGSKLWRLRFRYAGKYQELALGQYPTIPLIEARNLAAQARALLVQGINPTAERRSRKRETVAVERTFKIIALAWWEQQESSWSSDHAKKVKRWIEQELKSIGKLSVDAVDQGHITEVMLSIEKGGHPRKAPVILSVINRIFGYALAHRFTRNNPAQGLPLSDILKPMPKVEHRAAITRSKDLGQLIRDIDNSDLGSYCTAEALKLIPRLFLRPGEIRNLRWDYIDFDQKILVIPAEDMKRGREHLVPLADQVIEHLQAVQEVTGYSSYVFPNERDSGKPLSKNVMTNLLRKLGYSADVMSAHGFRATASTILHEQGWKPEVIEAQLAHLTGTATSRAYNRSIYLSERTTMMQSWADYLEAVRDGADVVSIGAK
- a CDS encoding Fic family protein yields the protein MNWNPEKPYNDLPLLPPEVELETKAVLKRCIEARTALAELKQAAELIPNQAMLINTLPLLEAKDSSEIENIVTTTDKLFQFAGGDNAHADLATKEALRYRRALYEGWQELSKRPINTNMAESICSQIKGVDMSVRKVPGTTLANDKTGEIIYTPPEGEKVLRDLLSNWEKLLYEHPELDPLIRMAVMHYQFEAIHPFTDGNGRTGRVLNILYLVQERLLNLPILYLSRYIIANKSQYYSNLLTVTREQAWEPWLLYMLQAVESTAQWTTQKIISIRKLADHTADYVREQLPKIYSRELIDTIFEQPYCRISNLIEANIAKRQTASEYLKKLVSIGVLVEQQVGRERLFVHPKLIQLITKETNIFKVY
- a CDS encoding DEAD/DEAH box helicase family protein, whose amino-acid sequence is MTSKTDLSERDICTKFINPALEQAGWDMQKQVREEVSFTDGRIYVKGNLSVRGKRKRADYILYYKPNIPIAVIEAKDNKHSVKAGIQQGLDYATILDIPSVFSSNGDGFYEHDRTCTSGVIEREIPLSEFPSPESLWQRYKQYKGIESTEEERISSQDYFFDGTSRSPRYYQQIAINRTVEAIAKGRQRILLTMATGTGKTYTAFQIIHRLWKAGAKKRILFLADRNALIDQTRRGDFRHFKDKMTVIKHKKIDKSYEIYLALYQGLTNYDEDKDAYRKFSRDFFDLIVIDECHRGSASEDSAWREILAYFSTATHIGLTATPKETETVSSTEYFGDPIYTYSLKQGIQDGFLAPYKVLRVGLNVDLEGWRPEVGKTDSVGQLVEDRIYNRKDYDKNLVIDERTQTVADRITEYLKKTNRFDKAIVFCVDIDHAQRMRSALANANSDLMANNPKYIMQITGDNEEGKRELDNFINPEEPYPVIATTSKLMTTGVDAQTCKLIVLDSNIGSMTEFKQIIGRGTRINEEFGKTFFTILDFRNVTDLFADPDFDGDPVRVKELGEGDEFETSEEELGEGDTITGDEGEEIIFEPPTEPPEIIGGGEIIREPRPKYYVNGVNVAVLNERIQYMDSNGKLITGSLKDYTRQKVREQYQTLNDFLTKWQSTEKKQAIIDELTEQGVVLENLKEAIGKEMDIFDMICHTAFDQPPLTRAERARQVKKRDVFTQYGEQARKVLDALLDKYADEGIENIEDIKVLKVNPFDQFGTPTEIIKLFGGKPQYLQALTQLERALYQVA